A window from Peromyscus eremicus chromosome 1, PerEre_H2_v1, whole genome shotgun sequence encodes these proteins:
- the Nipa2 gene encoding magnesium transporter NIPA2, which produces MSLGRGKYDFYIGLGLAMTSSIFIGGSFILKKKGLLRLARKGSMRAGQGGHAYLKEWLWWAGLLSMGAGEVANFAAYAFAPATLVTPLGALSVLVSAILSSYFLNERLNLHGKIGCLLSILGSTVMVIHAPKEEEIETLTEMSHKLGDPGFVVFATFVVIVALIFIFVVGPRHGQTNILVYITICSVIGAFSVSCVKGLGITIKELLAGKPVLQHPLAWILLLSLVVCVSTQINYLNRALDIFNTSIVTPIYYVFFTTSVLTCSAILFKEWQDMPVDDVIGTLSGFFTIIVGIFLLHAFKDVSFSLASLPVSFRKDEKAVNGNLSNMYEVLNNNEGGLPCGIEHSGENISRRNGNLTSF; this is translated from the exons ATGAGCCTGGGGCGTGGAAAATATGACTTTTACATTGGTCTGGGATTGGCTATGACCTCCAGCATTTTCATTGGAGGgagtttcattttgaaaaaaaaaggccttCTGCGACTTGCCAGAAAAGGCTCCATGAGAGCAG GTCAAGGTGGCCATGCATATCTTAAAGAATGGTTGTGGTGGGCTGGACTGCTGTCAA TGGGAGCTGGTGAAGTGGCCAACTTTGCTGCATATGCATTTGCTCCGGCCACACTGGTGACTCCACTAGGCGCTCTCAGCGTCCTTGTAAG TGCCATTCTGTCATCATACTTCCTAAATGAAAGACTTAATCTTCATGGGAAAATTGGGTGTTTGCTAAGTATTCTAGGGTCTACAGTTATGGTCATTCATGCTCCAAAGGAAGAGGAGATTGAGACCTTAACTGAAATGTCACATAAGTTAGGTGATCCAG GTTTTGTGGTCTTTGCAACATTTGTGGTCATTGTGGCCTTGATATTCATCTTTGTGGTGGGACCTCGACATGGACAAACAAACATTCTTGTGTATATAACAATCTGCTCTGTGATTGGAGCATTTTCAGTCTCTTGTGTGAAGGGTTTGGGCATCACCATCAAAGAGTTGTTGGCTGGAAAGCCTGTTCTGCAGCATCCCCTGGCCTGGATTCTGCTGCTCAGCCTTGTGGTCTGTGTGAGCACACAAATCAATTACCTAAACCGGGCTCTGGACATTTTCAACACTTCCATTGTGACTCCAATATATTATGTGTTCTTTACAACTTCAGTTTTGACTTGTTCAgctattctttttaaagaatggCAAGATATGCCTGTTGATGATGTCATTGGGACTCTGAGTGGCTTCTTCACAATCATTGTGGGGATATTTTTGTTGCATGCCTTTAAAGATGTCAGTTTTAGTCTAGCAAGTCTGCCTGTATCTTTCCGAAAAGACGAAAAAGCAGTGAATGGCAATCTTTCTAATATGTATGAAGTTCTTAATAATAATGAAGGTGGTTTACCCTGTGGAATTGAACACAGTGGTGAAAATATCTCCCGTAGAAATGGAAATCTGACATCTTTTTAA